Proteins from one Acidobacteriota bacterium genomic window:
- a CDS encoding STAS domain-containing protein produces MGLTIESEQLPDERLIRVAGEVDLYSSPELRKAILQAMPSGDGRLSIDLSGVSYIDSSGVATLVEGLRAANENGAKFTLVAPSSAVIQVLELARLDGVFKIV; encoded by the coding sequence ATGGGTCTGACGATTGAGAGCGAGCAATTACCGGACGAGCGGTTGATCCGTGTGGCCGGCGAGGTCGACCTCTACAGCTCCCCGGAGTTGCGCAAGGCGATCCTGCAGGCCATGCCCTCAGGTGATGGTCGTCTGTCGATCGACCTCAGCGGGGTCAGCTATATAGATTCCTCCGGCGTCGCCACGCTTGTCGAGGGGCTTCGGGCTGCCAATGAGAACGGCGCGAAGTTCACTTTGGTGGCCCCCTCCTCGGCGGTGATCCAGGTGCTCGAGCTGGCCCGCCTCGACGGCGTCTTCAAAATCGTATGA
- a CDS encoding ABC transporter permease yields the protein MIEAPGLVGRWTLNQLAAAARVSVLMVETFAWMIVAPLRGKGLRIRSAVESFVEFGVRSLPIVGMICFLVGVIIALQSSYTLDKWGANRFIATLVAVSALREMAPLMSAILITGRSGSAITAEIGTMKVGEEIDALEVMGLNPIKYLVVPKFLAMLLAVPCVTVIAMFIMIFGGYLASVVVVGVDSGIYIDQTTRSLVEKDLVAGLVKSVFFGIAICWVGVYRGLQVEGGAEGVGRQTTASVVTAIFLIIIVDLVFTVLFYFL from the coding sequence ATGATCGAGGCACCGGGCCTCGTCGGACGCTGGACCTTGAATCAGCTGGCCGCAGCGGCCCGCGTGTCGGTGCTGATGGTCGAGACCTTCGCCTGGATGATCGTCGCGCCGCTACGAGGCAAGGGGCTGCGAATTCGGAGCGCGGTCGAGAGCTTTGTCGAATTCGGAGTCCGCTCCCTGCCGATCGTCGGCATGATCTGTTTTCTGGTCGGAGTCATCATCGCGCTTCAGTCCTCCTACACGCTGGATAAATGGGGTGCCAACCGGTTCATCGCGACGCTGGTCGCGGTCTCGGCGCTGCGCGAAATGGCTCCCTTGATGAGCGCCATCTTGATCACCGGCCGTAGCGGGTCGGCGATCACGGCCGAGATCGGCACGATGAAGGTGGGGGAGGAGATCGACGCGCTCGAGGTCATGGGCCTGAACCCGATCAAGTATCTCGTCGTTCCCAAATTCCTGGCGATGCTGCTCGCCGTGCCCTGTGTGACGGTGATTGCGATGTTCATCATGATTTTCGGGGGATATCTGGCTTCGGTTGTCGTGGTCGGAGTCGATTCGGGCATATATATAGACCAGACGACACGATCGCTGGTTGAGAAGGACCTCGTCGCCGGTCTCGTCAAAAGCGTGTTCTTCGGGATTGCGATCTGTTGGGTTGGTGTTTATCGAGGGCTCCAGGTGGAAGGCGGAGCCGAGGGCGTCGGGCGACAGACAACGGCGTCGGTGGTGACCGCGATTTTCCTGATCATCATCGTTGACCTGGTTTTTACGGTTCTGTTCTACTTCCTGTGA
- a CDS encoding ABC transporter ATP-binding protein, whose amino-acid sequence MAENQEPIIAVEDLVVRYGDRTVLDGVNFDIREGEVFVILGGSGSGKTTLLRNLVGLMRPAAGRILIKGEDFTAMTEDERIELRKKMGMSFQGSALLQSISVADNVALPLREHTELEESTIDIMTRIKLELVGLGGFENYLPSELSGGMKKRAGIARAMAMDPEFIFYDEPSAGLDPIVAAGIDQLIRKLQETFKITSVVVTHEMESVELIADRVCMLKDGQVVDIGTYEELEESDHPYVQQFFARRPDDDQSTDAAYTRALTGQG is encoded by the coding sequence ATGGCAGAGAATCAAGAGCCAATCATCGCCGTCGAAGACCTGGTGGTCCGATATGGCGACCGGACCGTGCTCGACGGCGTGAACTTCGATATTCGCGAGGGCGAGGTCTTCGTGATTCTCGGTGGGAGCGGCTCCGGCAAGACCACCTTGCTGCGAAACCTGGTTGGATTGATGCGTCCGGCAGCGGGCCGGATCCTGATCAAGGGTGAGGACTTCACCGCAATGACCGAGGATGAACGGATCGAGCTGCGCAAGAAGATGGGCATGTCCTTTCAGGGGTCGGCCCTCCTGCAGTCGATCTCAGTGGCCGATAACGTCGCCCTGCCCCTGCGCGAGCATACCGAGCTCGAGGAGTCGACGATCGACATCATGACCAGAATCAAGCTCGAGCTGGTCGGACTTGGGGGCTTCGAAAATTACCTGCCTTCGGAGCTCAGCGGCGGCATGAAGAAACGGGCAGGAATCGCCCGCGCCATGGCGATGGATCCCGAGTTCATTTTCTACGACGAGCCGTCGGCCGGACTCGATCCGATCGTGGCCGCTGGGATCGACCAGCTCATCCGCAAGCTGCAGGAGACATTCAAGATCACCAGCGTCGTCGTGACTCACGAAATGGAGAGCGTCGAGTTGATCGCCGACAGGGTGTGCATGCTGAAGGACGGGCAGGTGGTCGATATCGGCACCTACGAGGAGTTGGAGGAATCCGACCATCCGTACGTCCAACAGTTCTTTGCCCGTCGCCCGGACGACGACCAGTCGACGGACGCGGCCTACACGAGAGCCCTGACCGGCCAAGGATGA
- a CDS encoding MlaD family protein: protein MPAKQHDFTATEIKAGLFVLASLIILIGFLVAIRGCRAGDEDTKVYFAVFTDIGGLNTGADVRFGGVRVGRVSTIEPDPEDRARIRVTAEVGAQIPVNHGSIATIEQITLTTEKHLEISTGDANEPLHESGDTLTSASGGGLFDVPALDGVVAKLETTLDSINALLGVDDGAGTGGDTEAVDLAELMSSLKTTLDEGAQVARSAGSVIEDNRADIDELLGGLGTLEATATELMAELKQVLSDNKGSLHGSLENIEQLTGQLNTRLDELLTTLQSTFGYLEDLSGNSSDLIDEQRPTLEETLLNLQETTRNLREFSRILADQPDALIRGREAQGRRNGETK, encoded by the coding sequence ATGCCAGCGAAGCAGCACGATTTCACCGCAACCGAGATCAAGGCCGGCCTGTTCGTGCTGGCCAGCCTCATTATCTTGATCGGGTTCCTGGTCGCAATCAGGGGATGTCGCGCGGGGGACGAGGACACAAAGGTCTATTTCGCCGTTTTCACCGACATCGGTGGTCTCAACACCGGTGCTGACGTACGCTTTGGTGGGGTCCGTGTGGGGCGGGTTTCGACAATTGAACCGGATCCGGAAGACCGTGCGCGGATTCGCGTAACGGCCGAGGTCGGGGCCCAGATTCCAGTCAATCACGGGAGCATCGCGACTATTGAACAGATCACGCTGACGACCGAGAAACACCTCGAGATCTCGACCGGAGATGCCAACGAGCCACTGCACGAGAGCGGAGACACACTCACGTCGGCCTCGGGCGGGGGATTGTTCGATGTGCCGGCCTTGGATGGCGTCGTCGCCAAGCTGGAGACCACGCTGGACAGCATCAACGCCCTCCTCGGCGTGGATGATGGAGCCGGCACCGGCGGGGACACCGAAGCCGTCGATCTGGCCGAATTGATGTCGTCACTCAAAACGACGCTCGATGAAGGTGCGCAGGTGGCCCGCAGCGCAGGGAGCGTGATCGAGGACAACCGGGCCGATATCGACGAGCTTCTCGGCGGGTTGGGCACACTCGAGGCCACGGCCACCGAGCTGATGGCGGAACTCAAACAGGTCCTTTCCGACAACAAGGGCTCGCTGCACGGGAGTCTCGAAAACATCGAGCAGCTGACCGGTCAGCTGAACACTCGGCTCGACGAACTCCTGACGACCCTCCAGTCGACCTTCGGCTACTTGGAGGATCTGAGCGGCAACAGCTCCGACCTGATCGACGAGCAGCGCCCGACGCTGGAAGAGACGCTGCTCAACCTCCAGGAGACGACGCGGAACCTGAGGGAGTTCTCCCGCATCTTGGCCGACCAGCCGGATGCGCTGATTCGCGGCAGGGAAGCGCAGGGTAGAAGAAACGGGGAGACGAAATGA
- a CDS encoding ABC-type transport auxiliary lipoprotein family protein has product MRATPIAAVVLCTLCACASAPKIDYYTLGTASSGRADANAKITVERFKTTEALGRSQIMILASPTRIEYYATDYWAGSLGELVQQKLAAEFGAPREARRDLVVSGKVVACEQVDGDGDVEARVRLDVVIRDAKVARYQPPLLEKSYESSRRVNGSGGGAVVAELSRCVEDIAAEIAVDASSL; this is encoded by the coding sequence ATGAGAGCGACTCCAATCGCTGCAGTGGTCCTCTGCACTTTGTGCGCGTGTGCCTCGGCGCCGAAGATCGACTACTACACCCTCGGCACGGCATCGTCGGGCCGGGCTGATGCGAATGCCAAAATCACGGTCGAGCGGTTCAAAACCACCGAAGCGCTTGGCCGCAGCCAGATCATGATCCTCGCATCGCCGACTCGAATCGAATACTACGCGACCGATTACTGGGCGGGATCGTTGGGGGAACTGGTCCAGCAAAAGCTGGCGGCCGAGTTCGGTGCGCCGCGCGAGGCCAGAAGGGACCTGGTGGTCTCGGGCAAGGTCGTGGCGTGTGAGCAGGTGGACGGCGACGGTGATGTCGAGGCGCGGGTCAGGCTGGATGTAGTGATCCGTGACGCCAAAGTAGCCAGATACCAGCCACCGCTCTTGGAAAAGTCCTACGAGTCGAGCCGCCGGGTCAACGGTTCGGGAGGCGGAGCAGTGGTCGCAGAGCTTTCCCGGTGCGTCGAGGACATCGCGGCCGAAATTGCTGTGGATGCTTCATCGCTCTGA
- a CDS encoding M23 family metallopeptidase has translation MAGRDARIRRFGFIVALSIAAILIQGCASTRQVQSSVLPRGWPVPYDIAIVTSNFGAPRGSSRHEGLDLSVPKGTPVRVTADGIVSFVGRSGRYGRTVVVEHDRDYETLYAHLLTINVKRGEKVRRGDVIGTVGKSGNATGFHLHYEIRLQGTAVNPRSYL, from the coding sequence ATGGCGGGACGAGACGCCCGGATTCGCCGTTTCGGTTTCATCGTCGCCCTGAGCATCGCTGCGATTTTGATTCAGGGGTGCGCCAGCACCCGTCAGGTGCAGTCGTCGGTGCTACCTCGTGGCTGGCCTGTTCCCTACGATATTGCGATTGTGACTTCGAACTTCGGAGCCCCTCGAGGATCCTCGCGACACGAGGGCCTCGACCTGTCAGTGCCGAAGGGAACCCCCGTCCGCGTGACCGCTGATGGAATCGTCAGCTTTGTCGGCCGATCGGGCAGGTATGGCCGCACCGTCGTGGTCGAGCACGACCGGGACTACGAGACGCTATACGCCCACCTGCTGACGATCAACGTCAAAAGGGGCGAAAAAGTCAGACGGGGAGACGTGATCGGCACGGTCGGCAAGAGCGGCAACGCGACCGGTTTCCACCTCCACTACGAGATCCGCCTCCAGGGCACGGCGGTCAACCCGAGGTCGTACCTCTGA